A genomic window from Bdellovibrio sp. SKB1291214 includes:
- a CDS encoding lipid kinase, which produces MKNILVFVNPRARQGNQLESDIKNWLKDQGFTVLNANFDPNKDKLLDTIEKYHREKPIVLIGGGDGSVNEALPALVKHQLPLLVIPLGTANNLARSLEIPTDFKKSLELLNQGSIKRIDVGLANGVHFVNVIGIGLSTQVNRLVRSELKRWLGVFAFVLTALKVVWRMNPIRVRIECDGKSHVAYSWQISVCNGRNYGNGLVIHEDATLVDQTLHALSTEVEKWWQGFMLIPSLLTGRFRKHHPVTVLSGKSISIHTPRPMQVDVDGDIKAKTPLKLEVLPEALSIFAP; this is translated from the coding sequence ATGAAAAATATCTTAGTATTCGTCAACCCTCGTGCGCGCCAGGGTAATCAGCTAGAGTCCGACATTAAGAATTGGTTGAAAGACCAAGGTTTTACTGTGTTAAATGCCAACTTCGATCCCAACAAAGATAAGTTGTTGGATACCATCGAAAAGTATCATCGTGAAAAGCCCATCGTCTTAATTGGTGGTGGCGATGGTTCCGTGAATGAAGCTTTACCGGCTTTGGTAAAACACCAACTACCACTCCTAGTAATTCCACTGGGAACTGCCAACAATCTGGCTCGCTCTCTGGAAATTCCGACTGACTTCAAAAAATCGTTGGAGCTTCTAAATCAAGGTAGCATTAAACGAATTGACGTGGGTCTTGCAAATGGCGTTCATTTTGTAAATGTCATCGGAATTGGATTAAGCACTCAGGTGAATCGTTTGGTCCGCTCTGAACTCAAGCGCTGGCTCGGTGTGTTTGCCTTTGTCCTAACTGCTTTAAAAGTCGTATGGCGAATGAACCCGATTCGAGTCCGTATTGAATGTGACGGCAAAAGCCACGTCGCCTACAGCTGGCAAATTTCAGTATGCAATGGTCGAAACTATGGCAATGGTTTGGTTATTCACGAAGACGCGACCCTCGTCGATCAAACCCTTCATGCCCTTAGCACTGAAGTCGAAAAATGGTGGCAGGGATTTATGCTGATTCCCTCTCTTTTGACCGGCAGATTCCGCAAACACCATCCTGTGACTGTTTTAAGTGGAAAGTCGATTTCTATTCACACTCCACGCCCCATGCAAGTCGACGTCGACGGTGACATTAAAGCTAAAACGCCCTTAAAATTAGAGGTCTTACCTGAGGCGTTATCAATCTTTGCACCCTAA